The Antarcticibacterium sp. 1MA-6-2 genome has a window encoding:
- a CDS encoding lipid-binding SYLF domain-containing protein, producing the protein MKLLSKKFYAPLLTLLLLVLVAGCGSMKNTEQDLVSDAQDARNTIMMDHPNAAEMFNEAEAYAIFPNVGKGAYIIGGASGNGVVYQNGNVIGYSDLKQVDIGLQAGGKSFIEVVFFEDQGTLERFKEGTYELDANASAVILEKGVSRNLEFQDGVSIVTVPKAGAMAGISVGGQRFTFQPRQ; encoded by the coding sequence ATGAAACTATTGAGTAAAAAATTTTACGCACCCTTATTAACCCTTCTTTTGCTGGTATTAGTAGCAGGTTGTGGTTCAATGAAAAATACCGAGCAGGATCTTGTGTCTGACGCACAGGATGCCCGTAATACAATTATGATGGACCATCCTAATGCTGCAGAAATGTTTAATGAAGCTGAAGCTTATGCCATATTTCCAAATGTTGGGAAAGGGGCATATATAATAGGTGGAGCATCAGGTAACGGTGTGGTATACCAAAATGGAAATGTTATAGGATATTCCGATCTTAAGCAGGTAGATATAGGATTACAGGCCGGAGGAAAATCTTTCATTGAAGTGGTTTTCTTTGAAGATCAGGGTACCCTGGAGAGATTTAAGGAAGGAACCTATGAACTGGATGCAAATGCATCGGCAGTTATTCTTGAAAAAGGAGTTTCAAGAAATCTTGAATTTCAGGATGGAGTTTCAATTGTAACTGTGCCTAAGGCTGGTGCAATGGCTGGAATATCTGTAGGTGGACAGAGATTTACTTTCCAACCAAGACAGTAG
- a CDS encoding RagB/SusD family nutrient uptake outer membrane protein encodes MKRKLIYYILPLLIIIACSEDFTDTPAVGALSDQALQNAQGVDLLLTGAYSALDGIVNNNGGNGFAVSPDNWWFDVLSDDAHKGSTDGDQQELFLMETYSFTPANPYILGKWEALYGGVNRANAVISVINKIEDQDFTEKLAEARFLRGYFNFELQKIYGNPSFISAENYANTEFNQPNPGPIWSEVEADQQFAVENLPDTQTEPGRPTSWTAKAFLAKTYLFQEKWTEAFSLLQDVINNGPYGLNDEFLANFVAGSENSQESVFAIQFAADDGLSFNGNVGSTLNFPNALGWCCGFYVPTQDLVDAFQTGPDGLPLLDNYSDTHVASDYGIASDAPFTPET; translated from the coding sequence ATGAAAAGGAAATTAATTTATTATATACTCCCGCTACTAATCATTATTGCCTGTAGTGAGGATTTTACTGATACTCCTGCGGTAGGAGCCTTAAGTGATCAGGCTCTTCAAAATGCTCAGGGAGTTGATCTATTGTTAACCGGGGCCTATTCCGCACTGGATGGGATTGTTAATAATAACGGTGGAAATGGTTTTGCGGTTAGTCCCGATAACTGGTGGTTTGATGTATTGTCTGATGATGCACATAAAGGTAGTACAGATGGTGACCAGCAGGAACTTTTCTTAATGGAAACTTATAGTTTTACTCCCGCTAATCCATATATTTTAGGTAAATGGGAAGCCTTATATGGAGGTGTAAATCGGGCAAATGCTGTGATCTCTGTAATAAATAAAATAGAAGATCAGGATTTTACTGAAAAGCTTGCCGAAGCAAGATTTTTAAGAGGATACTTTAATTTTGAATTACAAAAAATTTATGGCAATCCTTCTTTTATTTCTGCTGAAAACTATGCGAACACCGAATTTAATCAGCCTAATCCGGGACCAATTTGGAGCGAAGTAGAGGCTGATCAGCAATTTGCAGTTGAAAATTTGCCTGATACTCAAACAGAGCCCGGAAGACCTACTTCCTGGACTGCAAAAGCATTTCTTGCTAAAACTTATTTATTTCAGGAAAAATGGACTGAGGCGTTTTCACTGTTACAGGACGTAATTAACAATGGCCCTTATGGCTTGAATGATGAGTTCCTGGCTAATTTTGTTGCAGGAAGTGAAAACAGCCAGGAATCTGTATTTGCTATTCAGTTTGCTGCAGATGATGGTTTATCTTTTAACGGTAATGTGGGTAGTACTTTGAATTTTCCAAACGCCCTTGGATGGTGCTGCGGGTTCTATGTTCCTACACAGGACCTTGTTGATGCTTTTCAAACTGGTCCCGATGGTTTGCCGCTTCTTGATAACTATAGCGATACTCACGTAGCATCAGATTATGGTATTGCCAGTGACGCACCATTTACACCAGAAACCTAG
- a CDS encoding LacI family DNA-binding transcriptional regulator, which produces MKSKITLKELAKLLNVSVSTVSKSLNDSPEISQKTVERVKELAQLHNYYQILQQ; this is translated from the coding sequence ATGAAATCAAAAATCACTTTAAAAGAGCTGGCGAAACTATTAAATGTTTCAGTATCAACAGTTTCAAAATCTTTAAATGACAGCCCCGAAATAAGTCAAAAAACTGTGGAAAGGGTAAAGGAACTCGCTCAATTGCATAACTACTACCAAATCCTACAGCAGTAA
- a CDS encoding DUF3078 domain-containing protein — MRIIRLDTTSRDTVKVDSVNIDSVANEPQEVIIYWTNKNAVGVNFNEVAFVNWNAGGNNSISALFHGNFERKYQKKLLSWKNNASIRYGINAQEGRELRKSEDQIAINSTFGYRRDSVSNFRYSAKFNFNTQFANGYRYPDTERPISKFMAPGYMFLGIGTEYTHPKEDLTLYLSPITQKSTFVLDRTLANEGMFGVTPAIRDEEGNIVEDGEKVRTEFGVLFTSGYTKKIFENINLDNQLSLYSDYLNRFGNVDVDWQLNVNMVVNNFVKASIGSHLRYDDDVKVKEDLDGDGDLETLGPRIQFKQMLGVGVVYEF, encoded by the coding sequence ATGAGGATAATCAGGTTAGATACTACAAGCAGGGATACTGTAAAGGTAGATTCAGTAAATATCGATTCTGTGGCAAATGAGCCGCAAGAGGTAATAATCTACTGGACCAATAAAAATGCAGTAGGGGTTAATTTTAATGAAGTAGCCTTTGTTAACTGGAATGCCGGGGGTAACAATTCAATATCTGCACTTTTTCACGGAAATTTTGAGAGAAAATATCAAAAGAAACTTTTGTCCTGGAAAAATAATGCATCAATTCGATATGGAATAAATGCGCAGGAAGGCCGGGAATTACGAAAAAGTGAAGACCAAATAGCTATTAATTCCACTTTTGGTTACAGGAGAGATTCAGTTTCTAATTTTCGATATTCAGCAAAATTTAATTTTAATACCCAGTTTGCCAATGGTTATCGTTACCCAGATACAGAGAGGCCTATTTCTAAATTCATGGCTCCGGGATACATGTTCCTGGGTATAGGAACAGAATATACCCACCCAAAGGAAGATCTTACTCTCTACCTATCACCTATAACCCAAAAATCTACCTTTGTTTTGGACAGGACACTTGCTAATGAAGGAATGTTTGGAGTAACACCAGCAATACGAGATGAAGAGGGTAATATCGTTGAAGACGGGGAGAAGGTGCGAACGGAATTTGGGGTGCTTTTCACCAGTGGTTATACCAAAAAGATCTTTGAAAATATAAATCTTGATAACCAGTTAAGTTTATATTCAGATTACCTAAATCGTTTCGGAAATGTTGATGTAGACTGGCAACTGAATGTAAACATGGTCGTGAATAACTTTGTTAAAGCCAGTATAGGTTCTCACCTTCGTTATGATGATGATGTCAAGGTAAAAGAAGATCTTGACGGAGACGGAGATTTAGAGACTCTGGGACCACGAATTCAATTTAAGCAAATGCTTGGAGTGGGAGTGGTCTATGAATTTTAA
- a CDS encoding GxxExxY protein, with translation MDENEISYKIRGAIFKVYKTLGPGLLESVYVAALDYELGKGGLEVKKEVPLPVIYEEKKLELGFRLDILVEGKVIIEVKSVENIAEVHHKQVLTYLKLTGLKLGIMVNFNVENINNGIYRKVNGL, from the coding sequence ATGGATGAAAATGAGATCTCTTATAAAATAAGAGGAGCCATATTTAAAGTTTATAAAACTCTTGGACCAGGTCTTCTGGAATCGGTTTATGTTGCCGCTTTAGATTATGAACTTGGTAAAGGTGGTTTGGAGGTTAAAAAAGAAGTTCCCTTACCTGTAATATATGAGGAAAAGAAATTAGAGTTAGGATTTCGTCTTGATATTCTCGTGGAAGGTAAGGTAATAATTGAAGTTAAATCTGTAGAGAATATAGCCGAAGTTCATCACAAACAAGTCCTGACTTATTTAAAATTAACAGGTTTAAAATTGGGCATTATGGTAAACTTTAATGTAGAAAACATCAACAATGGCATTTACAGAAAAGTGAATGGGCTGTAA
- a CDS encoding substrate-binding domain-containing protein, translating into MFDRIGVEIEMDRVGVNDKGSIYDAVQYLYSKNLKKIGLVCALGDIGLGQERIEGYTRACKELGLPIDEDYLVVSKDIETVKSKLSHLLETREVEALIGLDFVSTLLTSRTIQQHKLNIPEDIKMIGYVNEDFASFLYPSISYVDQHPVQMGETAATMVINRIKKYSQKTPVKNIIKTELKHLDSTQFKN; encoded by the coding sequence TTGTTTGACAGAATAGGTGTTGAAATAGAAATGGACCGGGTGGGCGTAAACGATAAAGGCAGTATTTACGACGCTGTACAATATCTTTATTCTAAAAATCTTAAAAAAATAGGTTTGGTTTGTGCCCTTGGAGATATTGGTCTGGGACAGGAGCGTATAGAGGGATATACCCGTGCCTGTAAAGAACTGGGATTACCTATTGATGAGGATTACCTTGTAGTCTCTAAAGATATAGAAACTGTAAAATCAAAACTTTCTCATCTACTTGAAACCCGGGAAGTAGAAGCTTTAATTGGGCTGGATTTTGTGAGTACACTTCTCACATCCCGTACTATTCAACAACACAAACTTAATATTCCGGAAGACATCAAGATGATTGGCTATGTAAATGAAGATTTTGCCTCTTTTCTCTACCCTTCAATTAGTTACGTAGATCAACATCCTGTACAAATGGGCGAAACTGCGGCTACTATGGTGATTAACCGAATTAAAAAATATTCTCAAAAAACCCCGGTTAAAAATATCATTAAAACTGAATTAAAACATTTGGATTCAACACAGTTTAAGAATTGA
- a CDS encoding SusC/RagA family TonB-linked outer membrane protein, whose protein sequence is MAGNPDEIDLQQTISGMVTDQNGIPLPAVNVYVKGTTTGTQTDFDGNYSLEASPGQTLIFSFVGYATKEVIVGDQQTLDVNLEEDTSQLDEIVVMGYTAQTRGDVTGSVSSVDISEATKAPIVNAAEALQGRVTGVTVLNDGSPGSSPVVRIRGYGTSNNNNPLYIIDGVQTDDPSILNSLNANDIEQMNVLKDGAAAIYGARASNGVVIVTTKGGGYLMQKPTVSIDTYVGFSRASNLPDLLNAQQHGEMIFQSLRNDGAPITHAQYGSGASPVVPNTIQGVNAPVTVPQGGTNWLEEIFRDAPTYNASVSFQNGNEFGKYLMSINYLKREGIQLETGFERAATRLNSEFKIMEKLRVGQHLNISHSNTRGGNQINFALRSSPLLPVRDDNGNFTGSYTAAAGLGNAENPVAILNRSSDNYNKSLRIFGDIYASLEVLEHLNIKTSIGADIQNYNGRFFTALNPEHSEPRSTNTLAEQDAQNFQWIWTNTINYDNNIGDHSINAVASIEALAQSGKGKGINRNGYLFENPDFYLLSNGSGAPIVSYAYDGKSTLYSFFGTANYNYA, encoded by the coding sequence ATGGCCGGAAACCCGGATGAAATTGACCTTCAGCAAACGATTAGCGGGATGGTTACTGATCAAAATGGAATTCCTTTACCTGCGGTTAACGTTTATGTAAAAGGAACAACGACTGGAACCCAAACTGATTTTGATGGAAATTATAGCCTGGAAGCTTCTCCCGGACAAACTTTAATTTTTAGTTTCGTGGGATATGCTACAAAGGAAGTCATAGTAGGAGATCAGCAAACCCTGGATGTCAATTTAGAGGAAGACACCAGCCAGCTTGATGAAATAGTAGTTATGGGATATACCGCCCAAACCCGTGGGGATGTTACAGGATCTGTGTCTTCTGTCGACATTTCTGAAGCAACTAAAGCTCCTATAGTTAATGCCGCGGAAGCCTTGCAAGGCAGGGTCACAGGGGTGACGGTTTTAAATGACGGTTCCCCGGGATCCTCTCCTGTTGTTAGGATTCGTGGGTATGGAACCAGCAACAACAACAATCCATTATACATTATCGATGGAGTTCAAACAGATGATCCTTCTATTTTGAATAGTCTTAACGCAAACGATATAGAACAAATGAACGTTCTTAAGGATGGAGCTGCTGCAATATATGGAGCAAGAGCATCTAACGGGGTCGTGATTGTAACAACAAAAGGCGGAGGATATTTAATGCAAAAGCCTACTGTTTCTATTGATACTTACGTTGGCTTCTCACGGGCATCAAATCTTCCAGATTTATTGAATGCCCAGCAACACGGAGAAATGATCTTTCAAAGTCTCAGGAATGATGGCGCTCCTATTACACACGCCCAATATGGAAGCGGTGCAAGTCCTGTTGTTCCCAACACTATTCAAGGAGTAAATGCTCCCGTAACCGTCCCACAAGGGGGAACAAACTGGCTGGAGGAAATTTTCCGGGATGCGCCTACTTATAATGCCTCTGTAAGTTTTCAAAATGGAAATGAATTTGGTAAATATTTGATGTCTATCAATTATTTAAAAAGAGAAGGTATTCAGCTGGAAACAGGTTTTGAGAGGGCAGCTACCAGGTTAAATTCCGAATTTAAAATTATGGAAAAACTTAGGGTAGGACAACATTTAAATATTTCCCACAGCAACACACGTGGCGGCAATCAAATAAACTTTGCTCTAAGAAGTTCACCATTACTTCCTGTAAGGGATGATAACGGCAATTTTACTGGAAGTTATACAGCCGCTGCTGGTTTGGGTAATGCTGAAAATCCTGTAGCGATTCTAAATAGATCATCTGATAACTACAATAAATCTTTAAGGATTTTTGGAGACATCTATGCTTCGCTGGAAGTATTGGAGCACCTTAATATAAAAACCTCTATTGGTGCAGATATTCAAAACTATAATGGAAGGTTCTTTACCGCTTTAAACCCTGAACATTCAGAACCTCGTTCTACGAATACACTGGCAGAGCAGGATGCTCAGAATTTCCAGTGGATATGGACCAACACGATAAATTATGATAACAATATCGGCGATCACAGTATTAATGCAGTAGCTAGTATAGAAGCACTTGCACAAAGCGGAAAAGGAAAAGGAATTAACAGAAATGGTTACCTATTTGAGAATCCCGATTTCTACCTCCTAAGTAATGGTTCAGGGGCTCCCATAGTAAGTTATGCTTATGACGGGAAATCTACCCTGTACTCCTTTTTTGGTACTGCTAATTACAATTATGCTTAA
- a CDS encoding FG-GAP-like repeat-containing protein → MLRRKYYNFLLGWVGVSLLLLASCSSDSSSSKEENEKNFSLLSFEDTGIDFQNNLKENDSINYFSYSYLYMGGGVAAGDINNDGLPDLFFTGNMEPNKLYLNKGNLKFEDITKQANVAGDKRWFTGVTMVDINNDGYLDIYVSVSGKFEPRENLLYINNTDGTFTESAEQYNIADPGQSVQSTFFDYDMDGDLDLYVANYPSTNFTAPNSFYLFKMQNVKDVETDNLYRNDGNTFTKVTDEAGLRSFGLSLSATVGDLNEDGWPDIYISNDFSTPDYMYLNNQDGTFTNVIKEATSQTSFYGMGVDIADYNNDGLLDIIQMDMAAKDNRRAKANMASMNPKLFWSTVNSGFHYQYMFNSLQTNAGNFNGDTPHFSNTSYLAGVQATDWSWAPLFVDLDNDGWKDIYISNGTRREINNKDYFNELKKKGSQRDSLLEKSLEIPSEKIDNFVFKNKGDLSFEKVNDNWGISYSGFSNGAVYVDLDNDGDLEVVTNNIDDYASVFRNNNTENNNYLAIDFKGTERNRFGLGARVYLTNDEKEQMQELTLTRGFQSSVAPRLHFGVGKSKTIEKLKVVWPDQNVQILNNIPVNQLLVLDYKESEKQPEIIKDVPEKLFLTINADSLGLKYQHRENEYDDFKKEILLPHKTSMFGPGLAVGDLNGDNLDDIFIGGAANHSGGIYYQTANGFEKQEFDFLETDKKYEDLGALIFDANGDGKNDLYVVSGGNEFEKDSENLQDRLYKNENGKLSRSLSALPQMYTSGSRVYAEDFDKDGDLDLFVGGRLVPGNYPAPANSYLLENQSENGRTKFVNVTPQKAPGLENLGLVTSASWTDFDNDGWKDLIIVGEWMPITVFKNNNGDFKNITKQLGLTETTGWWFSLKEGDFDNDGDMDFIAGNLGRNYKYQAREDASFDIYYHDFDENNSKDIVLSYFNDGEKFPVRGRECSSQQMPGIKMKFEDYNSFANANLEDIYTTDYLENALHYQVKSFASVFIENREDGFKIHPLPAEAQIAPINQILVEDFDNDDNPDLLIAGNLYASEVETPRADAGIGLLLKGDGKGKFQPVKARKSGFFVPGDVKDMEFLSTPNGRYIITAKNNDYIQLIQINTKLKNNIAALSSD, encoded by the coding sequence ATGTTAAGAAGAAAATACTATAATTTTCTATTAGGTTGGGTTGGTGTAAGTTTATTACTACTGGCATCCTGCTCCTCTGACTCTTCTTCAAGCAAGGAAGAAAACGAAAAAAATTTTTCCCTGTTAAGTTTTGAGGATACCGGAATAGACTTTCAAAATAACTTAAAGGAAAATGACAGTATAAATTATTTCAGCTATTCATATCTATACATGGGTGGTGGAGTAGCAGCCGGGGATATTAATAATGATGGTCTTCCAGATCTATTTTTTACCGGAAATATGGAGCCCAATAAATTATACCTGAATAAAGGCAATCTCAAATTTGAGGACATTACAAAACAGGCAAATGTAGCTGGGGATAAACGCTGGTTTACAGGAGTTACTATGGTTGATATTAATAACGATGGTTACCTGGATATATACGTCTCGGTTTCAGGAAAATTTGAACCCCGGGAAAATCTACTGTATATAAATAATACCGATGGAACCTTTACTGAAAGCGCTGAGCAATATAATATTGCTGACCCCGGTCAAAGTGTTCAATCCACTTTTTTTGATTATGATATGGATGGGGACCTGGATCTTTATGTAGCTAATTATCCATCTACCAATTTCACTGCTCCTAATAGTTTTTACTTGTTTAAAATGCAAAATGTGAAGGATGTGGAAACTGATAATCTCTATAGAAATGATGGAAATACCTTTACGAAGGTAACAGATGAAGCCGGATTACGATCTTTTGGTCTCTCTTTAAGTGCAACAGTGGGAGATCTCAATGAGGACGGCTGGCCCGATATTTATATTTCAAATGACTTTAGTACTCCAGATTATATGTATTTAAATAATCAGGACGGGACATTTACCAATGTTATAAAAGAAGCCACCAGCCAGACATCTTTCTACGGGATGGGAGTTGACATTGCAGATTATAATAACGATGGGTTGCTTGATATTATTCAAATGGATATGGCTGCTAAAGATAACCGCAGAGCTAAAGCCAATATGGCAAGTATGAATCCAAAACTATTTTGGAGTACAGTAAATTCCGGTTTTCACTATCAGTATATGTTTAATTCTCTTCAAACAAACGCGGGAAATTTTAACGGGGATACGCCACACTTTAGTAACACCTCTTACCTCGCAGGAGTACAGGCGACTGATTGGAGCTGGGCACCTTTATTTGTTGATCTTGATAATGACGGCTGGAAAGATATTTATATCTCCAATGGTACCCGAAGAGAGATAAATAACAAGGATTACTTTAATGAATTAAAGAAAAAGGGCAGCCAAAGAGACAGCCTGCTTGAAAAATCCCTGGAGATACCTTCAGAAAAAATTGACAATTTTGTTTTTAAAAATAAAGGGGATCTAAGCTTTGAAAAAGTAAATGATAACTGGGGTATTAGTTACAGCGGATTTTCTAACGGAGCCGTTTATGTGGATCTGGATAATGATGGAGACCTTGAAGTTGTAACAAATAATATAGATGATTATGCCAGCGTATTCAGAAACAATAACACTGAAAACAATAATTACCTTGCGATTGATTTTAAAGGAACTGAAAGGAACAGATTTGGTTTAGGAGCCAGGGTTTATCTAACCAATGATGAAAAGGAGCAAATGCAGGAATTAACCCTTACGCGGGGTTTTCAGTCTTCAGTAGCTCCAAGACTTCATTTCGGTGTAGGTAAATCTAAAACTATTGAAAAATTAAAGGTGGTATGGCCAGATCAAAATGTACAAATCTTAAACAATATTCCGGTAAACCAGTTGCTGGTGCTGGATTACAAGGAGTCTGAAAAACAACCTGAGATTATAAAAGATGTTCCGGAAAAGTTATTTCTTACTATAAACGCAGATTCATTGGGATTGAAATATCAACACCGGGAAAATGAATATGACGATTTTAAAAAAGAAATTCTACTGCCTCATAAAACCTCGATGTTTGGACCGGGATTGGCTGTTGGAGATTTGAACGGTGATAACCTGGATGATATTTTCATAGGAGGTGCTGCCAATCATTCCGGGGGCATTTATTACCAAACGGCCAACGGATTTGAGAAGCAGGAATTTGATTTTCTGGAAACAGACAAAAAGTATGAAGATTTGGGCGCATTAATTTTTGATGCCAACGGTGATGGAAAAAATGATCTTTACGTTGTAAGTGGAGGTAATGAATTTGAAAAAGACTCAGAAAATCTTCAGGACAGGCTTTATAAAAACGAAAACGGTAAATTAAGCAGATCCCTTTCTGCATTACCTCAAATGTATACCAGCGGCTCCAGGGTGTACGCAGAAGATTTTGACAAAGATGGCGATCTTGATCTATTTGTTGGAGGCAGATTAGTTCCAGGTAATTATCCTGCACCCGCAAACAGCTATCTTCTTGAAAACCAATCTGAGAATGGGAGAACAAAATTTGTAAATGTTACCCCTCAAAAAGCACCCGGTCTGGAAAATTTGGGGTTGGTTACCAGTGCCAGCTGGACCGACTTTGATAATGATGGATGGAAGGACCTGATAATTGTGGGGGAATGGATGCCTATTACAGTATTTAAGAACAACAATGGAGATTTTAAAAATATTACAAAACAATTAGGTTTAACTGAAACTACAGGCTGGTGGTTTAGCCTTAAAGAGGGTGATTTTGATAATGATGGTGATATGGATTTCATTGCGGGCAATTTAGGCCGGAATTATAAATATCAGGCCAGGGAAGATGCCAGCTTTGATATCTATTATCACGATTTTGATGAAAATAATTCTAAGGATATAGTTTTAAGTTATTTCAATGACGGAGAGAAATTTCCTGTGAGAGGAAGAGAATGTTCTTCCCAGCAAATGCCCGGAATTAAAATGAAATTTGAAGATTATAATTCTTTTGCTAACGCAAACCTGGAAGATATTTATACTACAGATTATCTGGAAAATGCACTTCATTACCAGGTGAAATCCTTTGCCAGTGTATTTATTGAAAACAGGGAAGATGGATTTAAAATTCATCCACTTCCTGCGGAAGCACAAATTGCTCCTATTAATCAAATACTGGTTGAAGATTTTGATAATGATGACAATCCTGATCTTCTTATAGCCGGAAATCTCTATGCCTCAGAAGTAGAAACTCCACGTGCAGATGCGGGGATTGGACTTCTCCTTAAAGGAGATGGCAAAGGGAAATTTCAGCCTGTAAAAGCCCGTAAGAGCGGATTTTTCGTTCCGGGCGATGTAAAAGATATGGAATTTCTTAGCACCCCAAATGGAAGATACATTATAACTGCTAAGAACAATGACTATATTCAGTTAATTCAAATTAATACAAAATTGAAAAACAATATTGCTGCATTATCTTCAGATTAA
- a CDS encoding TonB-dependent receptor domain-containing protein, with the protein MGDNQSDIFPSFSAGWVISEENFYSEDWFVNRLKIKGSWGELGNQTLPSDNPTINISNLNNQYANYAFNGSGTPTTGAILSQVGNGNLNWESSITKNIGFDLGLFNDRLDATIEFYQITTKDLITRDNSLISTTAIDATAPLVNLGSIENTRC; encoded by the coding sequence CTGGGAGATAATCAAAGTGATATTTTTCCCTCATTTAGTGCAGGATGGGTTATCAGTGAAGAAAACTTTTATTCAGAAGATTGGTTTGTTAACAGGCTAAAAATAAAAGGATCCTGGGGAGAATTAGGAAACCAAACCCTTCCTTCAGACAATCCAACTATAAATATCTCCAATTTAAATAATCAATACGCCAATTATGCATTCAATGGAAGTGGCACACCTACTACAGGTGCGATCCTGAGCCAGGTAGGAAACGGAAACTTAAATTGGGAGAGCAGTATTACCAAAAATATAGGTTTTGATTTAGGATTATTTAATGACAGACTTGATGCTACGATAGAATTTTATCAAATCACCACTAAAGATCTTATTACAAGAGACAATAGTTTAATTAGTACAACAGCAATAGATGCCACTGCTCCTTTAGTAAACCTTGGTTCTATTGAAAATACTAGGTGTTGA
- a CDS encoding RagB/SusD family nutrient uptake outer membrane protein: MTHHLHQKPSPLDPRLDYTVGRRGIEYNGYGINPGADWVRNTTADISGSYLPKKNVYHAGEDVNMGTADWGQQSPGINYNVMRFSGVLLMAAEAAAELGDLDTALEYVNMVRNRAKNMTYVMAENGSPAANYKIEPYASFPNTEFALKAIRFERRLELAMEGHRFFDLARWDIAVPKFLISTS; this comes from the coding sequence GTGACGCACCATTTACACCAGAAACCTAGTCCTCTGGATCCAAGACTTGATTATACCGTAGGTAGAAGAGGAATAGAATACAACGGCTATGGCATCAATCCAGGTGCTGATTGGGTTCGAAATACTACAGCCGACATTTCGGGTAGTTACTTACCTAAAAAGAACGTGTACCACGCTGGAGAAGATGTTAACATGGGAACAGCAGATTGGGGTCAACAAAGTCCAGGAATTAATTACAATGTTATGCGCTTCTCAGGAGTATTGCTAATGGCTGCTGAAGCAGCAGCAGAATTGGGAGATCTTGATACTGCACTTGAATATGTAAACATGGTTCGTAACAGGGCTAAAAATATGACTTATGTGATGGCTGAAAATGGGTCACCTGCGGCAAACTATAAAATAGAGCCATATGCTTCTTTTCCAAATACTGAATTTGCTTTAAAGGCCATAAGATTTGAAAGAAGATTGGAACTAGCCATGGAAGGCCACAGATTCTTTGATCTTGCACGATGGGATATTGCTGTACCTAAGTTCTTAATCAGTACATCATAA
- a CDS encoding DUF4212 domain-containing protein — MQGQEKATAYWKQNLKYLFILLSIWFLVSYGAGILFKDLLDNFSIGGFPLGFWFAQQGSIYVFVILIFIYVRLMNRLDKKFGYNN, encoded by the coding sequence ATGCAAGGACAGGAAAAAGCAACTGCTTACTGGAAGCAGAATTTAAAATATTTATTCATACTCCTGAGTATTTGGTTCCTCGTCTCTTATGGTGCCGGGATTCTTTTTAAAGATTTGCTTGATAATTTTTCTATAGGTGGATTTCCCCTTGGTTTCTGGTTTGCCCAGCAAGGATCCATCTACGTTTTTGTAATATTAATTTTTATCTATGTCCGGCTTATGAACAGGTTGGATAAAAAATTCGGCTACAATAATTGA